A genomic window from Streptomyces sp. NBC_00234 includes:
- a CDS encoding SDR family oxidoreductase gives MTAGQHVLRGRTAVVTGAARGVGAALARELSERGARVALLGLEEEALAAVAATLPTPALARYVDVTDDAAMAEAAEEVRRRLGEASVVVASAGVAEGGPFIDSDPATWRRVIEVNLVGSSVTARSFLPDLLDTRGYYLQIASLASIGSAPMMSAYCASKAGVESFAHSLRAELDPRGVGVGTAYLNWTDTDMIRDADQHPVLRELRAHMPPPARKIYPARYVAEALVNAVERRAPTVYVPRWLRGVQVVRAALPGLVVRYARQELTRSEFSGTGLLGAGGRAAAQNL, from the coding sequence GTGACCGCTGGACAGCACGTTCTGCGGGGCCGCACCGCCGTGGTGACCGGCGCCGCCCGCGGTGTGGGAGCGGCCCTCGCCAGAGAGCTGTCCGAGCGAGGCGCCCGGGTGGCCCTGCTCGGGCTGGAGGAGGAAGCGCTCGCCGCCGTGGCCGCGACGCTTCCGACACCGGCGCTGGCCCGGTACGTGGACGTCACCGACGACGCGGCGATGGCCGAGGCCGCCGAAGAGGTACGCCGCCGGCTCGGCGAGGCGTCCGTCGTGGTCGCCAGTGCGGGGGTGGCCGAGGGCGGCCCCTTCATCGACTCCGACCCGGCCACCTGGCGCCGTGTGATCGAGGTCAACCTCGTGGGAAGCTCGGTCACCGCGCGCTCGTTCCTGCCCGACCTGCTCGACACCCGGGGCTACTACCTCCAGATCGCCTCACTGGCGTCGATCGGCTCGGCGCCGATGATGAGCGCCTACTGCGCCTCGAAGGCCGGTGTGGAGTCCTTCGCCCACTCGCTGCGCGCCGAACTCGACCCGCGTGGCGTCGGCGTGGGCACGGCCTATCTCAACTGGACCGACACGGACATGATCCGCGACGCGGACCAGCACCCCGTACTGCGTGAACTGCGCGCCCACATGCCCCCGCCGGCCCGGAAGATCTATCCCGCCCGGTACGTGGCCGAGGCCCTGGTGAACGCCGTCGAGCGGCGCGCGCCCACCGTGTACGTGCCCCGGTGGCTGCGGGGCGTACAGGTGGTGCGCGCCGCTCTGCCCGGTCTGGTCGTCCGGTACGCGCGGCAGGAACTGACGCGCTCGGAGTTCTCCGGAACGGGCCTGCTGGGAGCGGGCGGACGCGCGGCGGCCCAGAACCTCTGA